One region of Candidatus Poribacteria bacterium genomic DNA includes:
- a CDS encoding caspase family protein, translating to MKRVCLLVMIMLTVFLSSGFHHASAEGYAVLVGINDYMYITPKLNFCENDVKAFKQILIEKAGFKPQNIKVLLSKDATKVNIMKAITQWLADRVKPGDKTIFYFSGHGVQLSDDNGDEADGKDEVLCAYDSALYDITFIRDDELDRWFHKINTTDKIVVLDCCHSGTATKDASIWNTVKEYYPDPKNPIKHVTGKELEKFKDYIDEDYLASAKGLTGFRETFENTVLVSACDANQVAVESQKVGHGLLTYYLTKGLAGPADLNKDGVITVEEAATFARKHIKSDGYEQDPQLEGDYVGKSFVGAVETTIPYGLVKSVSGKTVKLSLGKKDDMVEGSIYTIFPSDATQLTSQGKGKVKIVSLSENESLATLIDGAVSQGDKAVLYAKPITSSKLLIYLEDPITDEDSPLFKRFAGQLKSAMTSSLKKQRFIQLVDRNVVPDKFIKTWISKTDGGKMLKVRMKVINVNLNKSWQPYEIKSSPGKLAEAGRKLIEKATEDELKMGYVLKNLIAIKNPAQAFKINLSVDKEVYKIGDTVKITVQPERDCYITVLDITTSGKAYVLFPNQYEKENLVRAGQRFTIPSVGDYEIEVGGPPGIEMVKVIATTKPLDLSSLNPDDPNSPIKFFSSDNLFQLVDLPTKDLNLVPVNQWATESVTFKIGERNIYKEEREPLILPMLE from the coding sequence ATGAAACGCGTATGTCTTTTGGTTATGATCATGCTGACGGTTTTTCTCTCCTCCGGTTTTCACCATGCCTCGGCGGAGGGATATGCCGTCTTGGTCGGGATAAACGACTACATGTATATAACACCCAAACTGAATTTCTGCGAGAACGATGTGAAGGCGTTCAAGCAAATCCTGATCGAGAAGGCGGGGTTTAAGCCGCAGAACATAAAGGTGCTGCTGAGCAAAGATGCCACCAAGGTGAATATAATGAAAGCCATAACTCAGTGGCTCGCCGACAGGGTGAAACCTGGAGATAAGACCATCTTCTACTTCAGTGGACATGGCGTACAACTTTCGGACGATAACGGCGATGAGGCGGATGGGAAGGATGAAGTGCTGTGTGCCTATGATTCAGCATTGTACGATATAACCTTCATAAGGGATGATGAGCTGGATAGATGGTTCCATAAGATAAACACCACCGATAAAATCGTCGTTCTGGATTGTTGCCACTCCGGCACAGCCACCAAGGACGCCTCCATATGGAACACGGTCAAGGAGTATTACCCGGACCCGAAAAACCCGATCAAACACGTCACGGGGAAGGAGCTGGAGAAATTCAAGGATTACATCGATGAGGATTACCTCGCGTCGGCTAAGGGTCTAACCGGATTCAGGGAAACCTTTGAGAACACGGTTCTGGTCTCGGCCTGTGATGCGAATCAGGTCGCCGTCGAATCGCAGAAGGTGGGACACGGCCTGTTGACCTATTATCTGACGAAAGGATTGGCGGGGCCCGCGGATCTCAACAAAGACGGCGTTATCACGGTGGAGGAGGCAGCTACCTTCGCCAGAAAACACATCAAATCGGATGGATATGAGCAGGACCCTCAGCTTGAGGGCGATTATGTCGGGAAGAGCTTCGTCGGAGCTGTGGAGACGACCATACCGTACGGCCTGGTTAAGTCCGTATCCGGCAAAACGGTAAAGCTCAGCCTGGGGAAGAAGGACGATATGGTCGAGGGATCGATCTACACGATCTTCCCATCCGATGCCACCCAGCTCACAAGCCAGGGCAAGGGCAAGGTGAAGATCGTCTCCCTCTCCGAGAACGAATCGCTCGCCACGCTGATAGACGGCGCCGTCTCTCAGGGCGATAAAGCCGTTTTGTACGCAAAACCGATCACCTCCTCTAAACTCCTCATCTACCTCGAAGACCCGATAACCGATGAGGACTCACCGCTTTTCAAGAGGTTCGCGGGACAGCTCAAATCTGCCATGACCTCATCGCTTAAGAAACAAAGGTTCATTCAACTGGTTGACCGTAACGTCGTGCCCGATAAGTTCATCAAAACCTGGATCTCCAAGACCGACGGCGGCAAGATGCTAAAGGTAAGGATGAAGGTCATAAACGTGAACCTGAACAAGTCGTGGCAACCCTACGAGATAAAATCCTCACCTGGCAAGCTCGCTGAAGCAGGCAGGAAGCTGATCGAGAAGGCGACCGAGGACGAGCTGAAAATGGGATACGTCCTGAAAAACCTCATCGCCATTAAAAACCCCGCTCAAGCGTTCAAGATCAATCTTTCAGTGGATAAAGAGGTCTATAAGATCGGCGATACGGTCAAAATCACGGTTCAACCGGAGCGAGATTGTTATATAACCGTCCTCGACATAACCACCAGCGGAAAGGCCTACGTGCTTTTCCCGAATCAGTATGAGAAGGAGAACCTGGTAAGGGCAGGCCAGCGATTTACCATACCATCGGTAGGGGATTACGAGATCGAGGTGGGAGGCCCTCCGGGGATCGAGATGGTGAAGGTAATAGCTACGACGAAACCGTTGGATCTCAGTTCGCTCAATCCGGATGATCCAAACTCTCCGATCAAGTTTTTCTCCTCGGATAACCTCTTCCAGCTGGTCGATCTGCCGACCAAAGATCTCAACCTCGTCCCCGTTAATCAATGGGCGACCGAATCCGTCACCTTCAAGATAGGCGAGAGGAACATATACAAGGAGGAACGCGAGCCCCTGATCCTGCCCATGCTTGAATAA
- a CDS encoding sigma-54-dependent Fis family transcriptional regulator has translation MRDKVLIVDDEQNVCQSLKDVLEDEGYQVEIAFSGEEALEKIPEFHPDVVLLDVLMPAGIDGIETLKRIKDEWPSIAVVMISAHGTIDMALKAIELGAVDFIEKPPHLERLLARIRQTVERRKLEMQHRIIMDELKQHRIIAASRPMRKVIETVERVAPTSAYVLITGESGTGKELIARAIHNLSPRKGYPFVEVNCAAIPKDLIEAELFGHEKGAFTGAIARKEGKFELADKGTLFLDEVGDMSPQTQAKVLRAIETQRFQRVGGTKWIKVDVRIIAATNKNLKEEMAKGNFREDLYYRLNVVPIYIPPLRDRPEDIPPLVNHFLAIFCRQNKKPIKKLSDEAMEVFTRYRWPGNVRELRNLIERLVILSDSQVIGVDDLPDELFEADSIQPSFEGKTLREARIAFEREFILRKLEEHDWNVTETARELGIERTNLHRKIKQYGIRRSKG, from the coding sequence ATGCGTGATAAGGTTTTAATAGTCGATGACGAGCAAAACGTATGTCAATCCCTGAAGGACGTCCTGGAGGACGAGGGGTATCAGGTGGAAATTGCGTTCAGCGGCGAGGAGGCTCTGGAGAAAATACCGGAGTTCCACCCCGATGTCGTCCTCCTGGACGTCCTTATGCCAGCTGGGATCGACGGAATTGAGACATTGAAACGGATCAAAGATGAATGGCCCTCCATAGCCGTGGTGATGATCTCCGCCCACGGCACGATCGATATGGCCCTGAAGGCGATCGAGCTTGGGGCTGTGGATTTCATCGAAAAACCACCTCATCTCGAAAGATTACTCGCTAGAATCCGTCAGACCGTAGAGCGTCGCAAACTGGAGATGCAGCATAGGATCATCATGGATGAATTGAAGCAGCACAGGATCATCGCTGCCAGTCGACCGATGAGAAAAGTGATCGAAACCGTCGAGAGAGTCGCACCTACCAGCGCATATGTCCTCATAACAGGGGAAAGCGGAACCGGCAAGGAATTGATAGCGAGGGCCATCCATAACCTCAGCCCGCGGAAAGGATATCCCTTCGTTGAGGTCAACTGCGCCGCCATACCCAAGGATCTGATAGAAGCCGAGTTGTTCGGCCATGAGAAAGGTGCCTTTACCGGAGCGATCGCTCGTAAGGAAGGGAAGTTCGAACTGGCCGATAAGGGGACGCTCTTCCTGGACGAGGTCGGCGATATGTCACCTCAAACTCAGGCTAAGGTGCTCAGGGCGATAGAAACCCAAAGGTTCCAGAGGGTGGGCGGAACCAAGTGGATCAAAGTTGACGTCCGCATAATCGCCGCAACAAACAAAAACCTCAAGGAGGAGATGGCGAAGGGAAATTTCCGCGAGGACCTCTACTATAGGCTGAACGTCGTGCCGATATATATCCCACCGCTTCGGGACCGGCCCGAAGATATCCCTCCTCTAGTTAACCACTTCCTCGCCATCTTCTGCCGACAGAACAAAAAACCGATCAAGAAACTGTCGGACGAGGCGATGGAGGTGTTCACCAGGTATAGATGGCCCGGAAATGTGAGGGAACTGAGAAACCTGATCGAGAGACTAGTGATACTCTCAGACTCACAGGTCATCGGGGTGGACGACCTGCCGGATGAACTGTTCGAGGCCGATTCAATCCAACCCTCATTTGAGGGTAAAACCCTGCGTGAGGCCAGAATAGCCTTCGAGAGGGAATTCATACTGAGAAAATTGGAGGAACATGACTGGAACGTAACCGAAACGGCCAGGGAGCTGGGAATTGAGAGGACAAATCTTCATAGAAAGATCAAGCAGTACGGGATTAGGAGGTCGAAAGGCTGA
- a CDS encoding KH domain-containing protein → MLKELAEYIVKAIVDYPDQVQINELESARSTVLELRVAPEDIGHVIGKNGRMINSIRTILSGAAAKIGKRASLELVD, encoded by the coding sequence ATGCTGAAGGAATTAGCAGAGTACATCGTTAAGGCTATAGTCGATTATCCAGACCAGGTCCAGATTAACGAGCTTGAGAGCGCCAGAAGCACGGTGCTGGAACTGAGGGTCGCTCCCGAGGATATAGGCCACGTTATAGGGAAAAACGGCCGAATGATAAACTCGATAAGGACGATCCTGAGCGGCGCCGCTGCTAAGATCGGCAAGAGGG